From Novosphingobium sp. MMS21-SN21R, the proteins below share one genomic window:
- a CDS encoding TonB-dependent receptor domain-containing protein codes for MQMKFLIAASTIALGSAGFAGAAHAQSTGSVDVEEAIVVTGARGEAAVNGFKSPETPKAKAVLTQELVSRQNPGKAIFDTINIVPGVNFTSTDPYGAAGGNLRIRGFDGARISATFDGVQVNDSGNYSLYTNQQLDSELIEQVNINFGATDVDSPTASAAGGTVNYRTRLPKEEIGAALNYSHGTFDYNRVFGVIDTGIFTPFGTRAFFSASDTKYDQFRGPGQIHKTQYNARVYQPIGDNGDFVSLAGHYNENRNNFYRRVGLNDMRTLLGTATIPAAAGITPASPLDLGNLTDAQQDTIFNFNNDATCTLPSASGGSGRQSDTASCSAYYNTAINPSNTGNIRFNSRAMLSEKLIATLDASYQYTLANGGGTSVFAESDANRSLSGVYNRQGTRIGAVDINGDGDTSDLVRLLFPSNTRTHRFGATLSLRYELSPENTIRLAYTWDRAKHRQTGEASLLSASGDPISVFGGIDDDASAVKDSAGNVLQKRNRLSYAILHQVAGEYIGKYFDDTLTIQAGVRAPFFRRNLTNNCWTIPGSSNDAYCTSESAAVVAVKYPTYAAPYAERKVAYNAVLPSAGFVYKFAPSASVFGNFSQGFSAPRTDNLYGFDGVKIQPTTLVKPERTNSFDLGARYSSRVVQAQASAWYIGYKDRIISSQVLLDDGSTLNLDRNVGRVRSYGFDASIAVRPSDMISLYTFGSYTNAKLRDDVLSPTGTVLSPTSGKFVAETPKWQVGGRVQFDYEPVSVGAQVKYVGDRFLTDINDVIAPSYTTVDLDARFNLGKVNDKGGIYLQLNVINLFDQFYIGNLSTQAAASNNPQVEFGSPRTVVGSIHFEF; via the coding sequence ATGCAGATGAAGTTCCTGATCGCCGCATCGACGATTGCCCTTGGCAGCGCCGGATTTGCAGGCGCAGCCCATGCCCAGTCGACCGGTTCGGTCGATGTCGAAGAAGCCATCGTCGTCACCGGCGCGCGCGGTGAAGCTGCCGTCAACGGTTTCAAGTCGCCCGAAACGCCCAAGGCCAAGGCCGTGCTCACGCAGGAACTGGTCTCGCGTCAGAACCCCGGCAAGGCAATCTTCGACACGATCAACATCGTCCCCGGCGTCAACTTCACCAGCACCGACCCTTATGGCGCGGCTGGCGGCAACTTGCGCATCCGCGGTTTCGACGGTGCGCGCATCTCAGCCACGTTCGACGGCGTTCAGGTCAACGATTCGGGCAACTACTCGCTCTACACCAACCAGCAGCTTGATTCGGAACTGATCGAGCAGGTAAACATCAACTTCGGCGCGACCGACGTCGACAGCCCGACCGCCAGCGCCGCAGGCGGCACGGTGAACTACCGCACGCGCCTGCCCAAGGAAGAGATCGGCGCCGCGCTCAACTATTCGCACGGCACGTTCGATTACAATCGCGTGTTCGGCGTGATCGACACCGGCATCTTCACCCCGTTCGGCACGCGCGCATTCTTCTCGGCGAGCGACACGAAGTACGACCAGTTCCGCGGCCCCGGCCAGATCCACAAGACGCAGTACAACGCCCGCGTCTATCAGCCGATCGGCGACAATGGCGATTTCGTCAGCCTGGCTGGCCACTACAACGAGAACCGTAACAACTTCTATCGCCGCGTCGGCCTGAACGACATGCGCACGCTGCTCGGCACCGCAACCATCCCTGCCGCTGCCGGGATCACGCCAGCCAGCCCGCTCGACCTCGGCAACCTGACCGATGCCCAGCAGGACACGATCTTCAATTTCAACAACGATGCCACCTGCACGCTGCCGAGCGCATCGGGCGGGTCAGGGCGCCAGTCGGACACGGCTTCGTGCTCGGCCTACTACAACACCGCGATCAACCCATCGAACACGGGCAACATCCGCTTCAACTCGCGCGCGATGCTCAGTGAAAAGCTGATCGCAACGCTCGATGCCAGCTACCAGTACACCCTCGCCAATGGTGGCGGCACTTCGGTATTCGCAGAATCGGATGCGAACCGCTCGCTGTCGGGCGTCTACAACCGCCAGGGCACCCGCATCGGCGCAGTCGATATCAATGGCGATGGCGACACCAGCGATCTGGTCCGCCTGCTGTTCCCCTCGAACACCCGCACGCACCGTTTCGGCGCCACGCTCTCTCTGCGCTATGAGCTGAGCCCCGAAAACACGATCCGTCTCGCCTATACCTGGGATCGCGCCAAGCACCGCCAGACCGGCGAAGCCAGCCTGCTTTCGGCCAGTGGCGATCCGATCAGCGTGTTCGGCGGCATCGACGACGACGCCTCTGCAGTGAAGGATTCAGCCGGAAACGTGCTGCAGAAGCGCAACCGTCTGTCCTACGCGATCCTGCATCAGGTGGCGGGCGAATACATCGGCAAGTACTTCGACGATACGCTGACCATTCAGGCCGGGGTGCGCGCGCCGTTCTTCCGCCGCAACCTGACCAACAACTGCTGGACGATCCCCGGCAGCTCGAACGACGCTTATTGCACGTCCGAAAGCGCTGCGGTCGTAGCGGTCAAGTACCCCACGTATGCCGCGCCTTATGCCGAGCGCAAGGTTGCCTACAACGCGGTCCTGCCTAGCGCAGGCTTCGTCTACAAGTTCGCGCCTTCTGCCAGCGTGTTCGGTAACTTCAGCCAGGGCTTCTCGGCTCCGCGCACGGATAACCTCTATGGGTTCGACGGCGTGAAGATCCAGCCGACGACGCTGGTCAAGCCCGAGCGCACCAACAGCTTCGACCTTGGTGCGCGCTATTCCAGCCGCGTCGTCCAGGCTCAGGCAAGCGCATGGTACATCGGCTACAAGGACCGCATCATCTCGAGCCAGGTGCTGCTGGACGATGGCAGCACGCTCAACCTCGACCGCAACGTCGGGCGCGTGCGCAGCTACGGTTTCGATGCCAGCATCGCGGTGCGTCCGTCGGACATGATCTCGCTCTACACCTTCGGTTCGTACACCAATGCGAAGCTGCGCGACGACGTACTGTCGCCGACCGGCACCGTGCTTTCGCCCACCAGCGGCAAGTTCGTGGCCGAAACCCCGAAGTGGCAGGTCGGTGGCCGCGTCCAGTTCGATTACGAGCCGGTTTCGGTCGGCGCGCAGGTCAAGTATGTGGGCGACCGCTTCCTGACCGACATCAACGACGTGATCGCGCCGTCCTACACCACGGTCGATCTCGACGCGCGGTTCAACCTCGGCAAGGTCAACGACAAGGGCGGGATCTACCTTCAGCTCAACGTCATCAACCTGTTCGACCAGTTCTATATCGGCAACCTGTCAACACAGGCCGCTGCATCGAACAACCCGCAGGTCGAATTCGGTTCGCCGCGCACGGTCGTCGGCTCGATCCACTTCGAGTTCTGA
- a CDS encoding SDR family oxidoreductase, which produces MTKPLSDRVAIITGAGQGIGAEVAAVLADRGATVILNDIMADRVEETAAALRAQGYRAEASVFDLTDEDDIARAVGEIAARHGRIDIVHNNAAFQTNEQRARDLDVINLPADAWDKAFAVNARGPMLLCKHVLPTMIAGGGGSIIHSASGFGLLGEMTLTAYGASKAALINLGRFIATQYGKQGVRSNVIAIGFVLSENAIESTPQVVKDVLLSHHLNPELGSPRDIANVVAFLASDDSRFINGALIPVDGGFTAHQASMVDFQRLFAEAGSNQL; this is translated from the coding sequence ATGACCAAGCCCCTCAGCGACCGCGTCGCCATTATCACTGGTGCGGGGCAAGGCATTGGCGCCGAAGTTGCCGCCGTGCTCGCGGACCGGGGCGCGACGGTAATCCTGAACGATATCATGGCCGACCGCGTCGAAGAAACCGCCGCCGCTCTGCGCGCCCAAGGCTACCGCGCCGAGGCGTCGGTATTCGATCTGACCGACGAGGACGACATTGCCCGCGCGGTGGGCGAAATTGCTGCCCGCCATGGCCGCATCGACATCGTTCACAACAACGCCGCATTCCAGACCAACGAACAGCGCGCGCGCGATCTCGATGTGATCAACCTGCCCGCCGATGCCTGGGACAAGGCCTTTGCCGTCAACGCGCGCGGGCCGATGCTGCTGTGCAAGCATGTGCTGCCGACGATGATCGCGGGCGGCGGCGGATCGATCATCCATTCGGCCTCGGGTTTCGGCCTGCTGGGTGAAATGACGCTGACGGCCTATGGCGCGTCCAAGGCGGCGCTGATCAACCTCGGGCGCTTCATCGCCACTCAGTACGGCAAGCAGGGCGTGCGCTCGAACGTGATCGCGATCGGCTTCGTGCTCAGCGAAAACGCGATTGAATCTACCCCGCAAGTGGTCAAGGACGTGCTGCTTTCGCACCATCTCAACCCCGAACTTGGCTCTCCGCGCGATATCGCCAACGTCGTGGCGTTCCTCGCTTCGGACGACTCGCGCTTCATCAACGGCGCGCTGATTCCGGTCGATGGCGGCTTCACCGCGCATCAGGCCAGCATGGTCGATTTCCAGCGGCTGTTCGCGGAAGCGGGCAGCAACCAGCTCTAG
- a CDS encoding SDR family oxidoreductase produces the protein MGVLDGKVAIVTGAGSGIGAEIAHELARQGASVLVAASRAESAAGTTQSIRDAGGQVESAFGDLADPATAQVLVDAAVAAFGGVDILINNAAVTDAATLAKDANIADMDAATWERTLRVNTIAPALLCKAAIPHMIARGGGSIVMVASGRGVQGDLGMPAYGASKAALINLALNVATQYGKQGIRANSVVVGMVMTPPLAASISPEMIELFTAHHLTPYVADPQDIAGPVAFLASDTARFITGATVAVDGGMTSHAAPFADVMKLSSAGMLKQD, from the coding sequence ATGGGCGTTCTGGACGGAAAAGTGGCAATCGTGACCGGGGCCGGTTCGGGCATCGGTGCCGAAATTGCGCATGAACTCGCGCGGCAGGGGGCCAGCGTGCTGGTCGCTGCCAGCCGGGCCGAAAGCGCAGCGGGCACAACGCAATCGATCCGCGATGCAGGCGGGCAAGTCGAATCGGCATTCGGCGATCTGGCCGACCCTGCCACGGCGCAAGTCCTGGTCGATGCTGCCGTTGCCGCATTCGGCGGGGTGGATATCCTGATCAACAACGCCGCCGTGACCGATGCCGCCACTTTGGCGAAAGACGCCAACATTGCCGACATGGACGCGGCCACGTGGGAGCGCACACTGCGCGTCAACACGATTGCGCCTGCGCTGCTGTGCAAGGCCGCGATCCCGCACATGATCGCGCGCGGCGGCGGCTCCATCGTGATGGTGGCATCGGGACGCGGCGTTCAGGGCGATCTGGGGATGCCCGCCTATGGCGCGTCCAAGGCGGCACTAATCAACCTCGCGCTCAATGTTGCGACGCAGTATGGCAAACAGGGCATTCGTGCCAATTCGGTGGTCGTGGGCATGGTGATGACCCCGCCGCTCGCCGCATCGATCAGCCCCGAAATGATCGAGCTGTTCACCGCGCACCACCTGACGCCCTATGTCGCCGATCCGCAGGACATTGCCGGGCCGGTCGCGTTCCTCGCTTCCGACACCGCGCGGTTCATTACCGGAGCGACCGTAGCCGTCGATGGCGGGATGACTTCACACGCCGCGCCGTTTGCCGATGTGATGAAGCTGTCTTCGGCGGGGATGCTCAAGCAGGATTGA
- a CDS encoding phosphotransferase family protein — protein sequence MTYTAPAIRTEDVAQSLGPWLSARLPGSPLVTITDAAEPAQGFSSRTILFTARWDEQGTLTERRLVARIQRDVAVPMLADVFHQYRVMRAIAANSSVKVPNIDFAESDPAVLGAPFFLMDRIDGRVPPDFPSYHQEGWVAELSTADRTRCWWNGIEEMARLHRIDWRCFSFLADGTRRAPDAVFYLDRFVGKWFDWARNGQSFPVIASALATLKDHAPAAARSGLVWNDARLGNTMYQAQGVEVAALFDFEVATLGPAEVDLAHWVYLDEVFSENFGVPRIDGLPRGAEAVAGFERIYGRPMPHFSYYMAVAALKILILSVRNYGNDKDMGAPAALPDFLVSRLAHYLGEFEAGR from the coding sequence ATGACATACACCGCCCCCGCCATTCGCACCGAAGATGTGGCGCAGAGCCTTGGCCCCTGGCTTTCGGCACGACTGCCCGGTTCGCCTCTCGTCACCATCACCGATGCAGCGGAACCGGCGCAGGGATTTTCCAGCCGGACCATCCTGTTCACCGCACGTTGGGATGAGCAGGGCACGCTCACGGAGCGCCGCCTCGTCGCCCGCATCCAGCGCGATGTGGCGGTGCCTATGCTGGCGGACGTGTTCCACCAATACCGGGTAATGCGCGCGATTGCCGCCAATTCTTCGGTCAAAGTTCCCAATATCGACTTTGCCGAGAGCGATCCGGCGGTGCTTGGCGCGCCGTTCTTTCTGATGGACCGGATCGACGGGCGGGTCCCGCCCGACTTCCCGAGCTATCATCAGGAAGGCTGGGTGGCCGAGCTTTCCACCGCCGATCGTACACGCTGCTGGTGGAACGGCATCGAGGAAATGGCGCGGCTGCACCGGATCGACTGGCGTTGCTTTTCGTTCCTGGCCGACGGGACGCGCAGGGCGCCCGACGCGGTGTTCTATCTCGACCGGTTCGTCGGAAAGTGGTTTGACTGGGCGCGAAATGGCCAGTCTTTCCCGGTCATTGCCAGCGCGCTTGCCACACTGAAAGACCATGCACCAGCCGCTGCCCGGTCAGGACTGGTGTGGAACGATGCGCGGCTCGGCAATACGATGTACCAGGCGCAGGGCGTCGAGGTTGCCGCGCTGTTCGATTTCGAGGTGGCGACGCTGGGCCCCGCAGAGGTCGATCTGGCGCACTGGGTCTATCTGGACGAGGTGTTCAGCGAAAACTTCGGCGTGCCGCGCATCGATGGCCTGCCGCGCGGCGCCGAAGCGGTTGCGGGATTCGAGCGGATCTATGGCCGGCCCATGCCGCATTTCAGCTACTACATGGCGGTGGCCGCGTTGAAGATCCTGATCCTGTCGGTCCGCAATTACGGCAACGACAAGGACATGGGCGCGCCTGCCGCCCTGCCCGATTTTCTAGTGAGCAGGCTGGCGCACTATCTTGGCGAATTCGAAGCGGGGCGCTGA
- a CDS encoding CapA family protein, with protein MASGTLSLFAVGDLQLMTREPPADLFTAVTPVLSGADVTFGNCEWPYAEEAGDTHPVEAHINDDFELGDLFAPGAPESIAMMGAAGFDVMSVANNHTMHGGYRAFLRTMALLNEAGIAHVGGGDNIASAREPAIVERNGHKIGFLACTSGFLPGAHAGRRTPGIVPLRRHTYAENNSWHDWGVEPDTRTLVNRDDLAAMIESITALKAQVDVVVLSCHWGILEHESAIADYQREAARAFIDAGVDLIVSQGPLPIKGFEVYRGKAILYCMGKFAMISPWSRDETPSGISAPLLDETSRGLGASVTIADGAITGVQIVPVYLGSSGRPQILNPGEPHYDAILGVVAERTAAAKLNGAMDATGRIVLG; from the coding sequence ATGGCCAGCGGAACTTTGAGCCTGTTTGCAGTGGGTGACCTGCAACTGATGACGCGCGAACCCCCGGCGGACCTGTTCACGGCGGTAACCCCGGTGCTGTCTGGCGCGGATGTGACTTTCGGCAATTGCGAATGGCCCTATGCCGAGGAGGCGGGCGACACCCACCCGGTCGAAGCGCACATCAACGACGATTTCGAGCTTGGCGACCTGTTCGCGCCGGGCGCGCCCGAAAGCATCGCGATGATGGGCGCGGCAGGGTTCGATGTGATGTCGGTGGCCAACAACCACACCATGCACGGCGGTTATCGCGCATTCCTGCGCACGATGGCGCTACTGAATGAAGCGGGCATCGCCCATGTCGGCGGCGGGGATAACATCGCCAGCGCGCGCGAACCTGCCATCGTCGAGCGTAATGGCCACAAGATCGGCTTCCTCGCCTGCACGTCGGGCTTCCTGCCCGGTGCCCATGCCGGGCGGCGCACGCCGGGGATCGTCCCACTGCGGCGCCATACTTATGCCGAGAACAACAGCTGGCACGATTGGGGGGTGGAACCCGACACGCGCACGCTGGTCAACCGCGATGATCTGGCCGCGATGATCGAGAGCATCACCGCCTTGAAAGCGCAGGTCGATGTGGTGGTGCTGAGCTGCCACTGGGGCATTCTGGAGCACGAATCCGCGATTGCCGACTACCAGCGCGAGGCGGCGCGCGCGTTCATCGATGCAGGCGTCGACCTGATCGTCAGCCAGGGACCGCTGCCGATCAAGGGCTTCGAAGTCTATCGCGGCAAGGCGATCCTCTATTGCATGGGCAAGTTCGCAATGATCTCGCCGTGGTCGCGCGACGAGACGCCCTCGGGTATTTCCGCGCCGCTGCTCGATGAAACAAGCCGGGGTCTTGGCGCATCGGTGACGATCGCCGATGGCGCGATCACCGGGGTGCAGATCGTGCCGGTCTATCTCGGTAGCAGCGGACGCCCCCAGATTCTGAATCCGGGCGAGCCGCACTATGACGCGATCCTTGGCGTGGTGGCCGAGCGCACCGCCGCTGCAAAGCTTAACGGCGCGATGGATGCAACCGGCCGGATCGTGCTGGGCTGA
- a CDS encoding SDR family oxidoreductase translates to MAGRFAGKVALVTAGADGIGAATARAFASEGASVVLADINDALGEERAEALRAEGFQARYIHADATDEAQVAAMVRYTVEQFGALHLAANVVGDAHPDSAGPDFHNQPVEAFDHTITMCLRTTFLCMKHEIAHMVENGGGAICNVTSLAGMIHNGFGGAGYGAGKAAVIRLTKFAAVSYADRGIRVNCIAPGVTPTRAYYKFGDDYAKVLIDEQVVFQPIKRAIGCDEQAAGIIWLCSDEAAMVTGHNLPIDGGWTAQ, encoded by the coding sequence ATGGCCGGACGCTTTGCAGGGAAGGTCGCACTCGTCACGGCAGGCGCGGACGGCATCGGCGCAGCCACCGCGCGCGCCTTTGCCAGCGAAGGGGCGTCGGTCGTCCTCGCGGACATCAATGATGCACTGGGCGAGGAGCGCGCCGAAGCCTTGCGCGCGGAAGGTTTCCAGGCGCGCTACATCCACGCCGACGCGACCGACGAGGCGCAAGTCGCTGCGATGGTGCGCTACACGGTCGAACAGTTCGGAGCCTTGCATCTTGCAGCCAATGTGGTGGGCGATGCCCATCCCGATTCCGCAGGGCCTGACTTCCACAACCAGCCGGTCGAGGCCTTCGACCACACCATCACGATGTGCCTGCGCACCACGTTCCTGTGCATGAAGCACGAGATCGCGCACATGGTGGAAAACGGCGGCGGCGCGATCTGCAATGTGACCTCGCTCGCGGGCATGATCCACAACGGCTTCGGCGGCGCAGGATACGGCGCGGGCAAGGCCGCTGTGATCCGGCTGACAAAGTTTGCGGCGGTCAGCTATGCGGATCGCGGCATCCGCGTGAACTGCATCGCGCCCGGCGTCACGCCCACGAGGGCCTATTACAAGTTCGGCGATGACTACGCCAAGGTACTGATCGACGAACAGGTCGTGTTCCAGCCGATCAAGCGCGCCATCGGCTGCGATGAACAGGCCGCCGGGATCATCTGGCTGTGCTCGGATGAGGCGGCGATGGTCACCGGTCATAACTTGCCGATCGATGGCGGGTGGACGGCACAATGA
- a CDS encoding molybdopterin-dependent oxidoreductase, whose amino-acid sequence MRTSAMLEDSLHQRTCPLCEGMCGVTVAVEGGKVATVRPNRQDVWSRGHICPKGTTLGALHDDPDRLRTAMVRDGSEWKSASWDAALERLEELAQGVRDRHGPHAFAAYGGNMAGKDATLSRYSGLMLATSGIQQVYSSGTVDQHPKNLSAMLMFGNEWKIPIPDLDNTDLFVIFGGNPAASKGSIFSHRDVMGAMRDLRARGGRVIVIDPVRTRTAQAADQWIGLKPGTDAAFMLGVAHVLFARDAVRLRHLDGLVEGLAPLRDVAAEFSPQAVAPFCGIEAAVIEGLADELIRTDRSAIYGRIGTCTQSFGTLASWMVDVLAILTGNLDRRGGSMWSRPVASLVDMLATLPAGMPVVMGKSRVRGVPAVLGQFPASCMAEEISEPGPGQIKGLVTFAANPVLSAPDSGKLAQALPLLECMVSLDNYINETTRHAHVILPSPSFLESAHFDMWSWIFCLTSGGHYSPPVVPLTDRPEHWRIVARVGAIIGGQPRADVDALDDGYFRALAAGRGIDPETAIAALPERGPARILDLAIRAGPFGDRFGAVEGGLTLASFEGQPDGVIIGPAIPRADEGFETASGKIEIAPALILSDIPRLRQAMTETGPALVLVSRRHLRSMNSWMHNVDTLVKGRDRCTLQMHSADAQARGLNGGDLVAVTSASGTIDVALEIDDDIRPGVVSMPHGWGHADPQTQIAVARAHPGANTNVLSPGTLVDAISGNAVLNGIAVEVRMATRQATQRIGEIA is encoded by the coding sequence ATGAGGACTTCGGCGATGCTTGAGGACAGCTTGCACCAGCGTACCTGCCCCTTGTGCGAAGGGATGTGCGGGGTCACTGTGGCGGTCGAAGGCGGGAAGGTGGCCACCGTCCGCCCCAACCGGCAGGATGTGTGGAGCCGCGGCCATATCTGCCCCAAGGGCACCACGCTTGGCGCGCTGCACGATGATCCCGACCGGCTGCGCACGGCAATGGTGCGCGATGGCTCCGAGTGGAAATCCGCCTCATGGGACGCAGCGCTGGAACGGCTGGAGGAACTGGCGCAAGGCGTTCGTGATCGCCACGGCCCGCACGCCTTTGCGGCCTATGGCGGCAACATGGCGGGCAAGGACGCCACGCTCTCGCGCTATTCCGGACTGATGCTGGCAACATCTGGCATCCAGCAGGTCTATTCGTCTGGCACAGTCGATCAGCACCCCAAGAACCTTTCGGCGATGCTGATGTTCGGCAACGAATGGAAAATCCCCATTCCCGATCTCGACAATACCGACCTGTTCGTGATTTTCGGCGGCAATCCGGCGGCGTCCAAGGGCAGCATCTTCTCGCACCGCGACGTGATGGGCGCGATGCGCGATCTGCGCGCGCGCGGCGGCCGGGTGATCGTGATCGATCCGGTCCGCACCAGAACCGCGCAGGCGGCGGACCAGTGGATCGGCCTCAAGCCCGGCACCGACGCGGCGTTCATGCTGGGCGTCGCCCATGTCCTGTTTGCCCGCGACGCTGTGCGGCTGCGCCATCTTGATGGCTTGGTCGAGGGGCTGGCACCTTTGCGCGATGTCGCCGCCGAATTCAGCCCGCAAGCCGTTGCGCCGTTCTGCGGGATCGAGGCTGCGGTAATCGAGGGCCTTGCGGACGAATTGATCCGCACCGACCGCTCCGCGATCTATGGCCGCATCGGCACCTGCACGCAAAGCTTCGGCACGCTGGCATCCTGGATGGTCGATGTTCTGGCAATCCTGACCGGTAATCTCGATCGGCGTGGCGGCTCGATGTGGAGCCGTCCGGTTGCGTCACTGGTGGATATGCTGGCGACGCTTCCGGCGGGAATGCCGGTGGTTATGGGCAAGAGCCGGGTGCGCGGCGTGCCTGCCGTCCTCGGGCAATTCCCTGCGTCGTGCATGGCAGAGGAGATCAGCGAACCCGGCCCCGGACAGATCAAGGGGCTGGTGACTTTCGCCGCCAATCCGGTGCTCAGCGCGCCCGATTCCGGAAAGCTGGCGCAGGCCCTGCCGCTGCTCGAATGCATGGTCAGCCTTGATAATTACATCAACGAAACCACGCGCCATGCCCATGTGATCCTGCCTAGTCCGTCTTTCCTCGAAAGCGCGCACTTCGATATGTGGTCGTGGATTTTCTGCCTGACCAGTGGCGGCCACTATTCGCCGCCGGTGGTCCCGTTGACGGACCGGCCCGAGCACTGGCGCATTGTCGCCCGCGTCGGCGCGATCATTGGCGGGCAGCCTCGCGCCGATGTCGATGCGTTGGACGACGGCTATTTCCGCGCACTTGCAGCGGGCAGGGGGATCGATCCCGAGACCGCGATTGCCGCACTGCCGGAGCGCGGCCCCGCACGCATTCTCGACCTTGCCATCCGCGCAGGGCCATTCGGCGACCGGTTCGGCGCAGTGGAGGGCGGCTTGACCCTCGCCAGCTTTGAAGGTCAGCCCGACGGCGTGATCATCGGCCCGGCGATCCCGCGCGCGGACGAAGGCTTCGAAACCGCATCGGGCAAGATCGAAATCGCCCCGGCGCTTATCCTGTCAGACATTCCCCGGCTCAGGCAGGCGATGACCGAAACCGGTCCTGCGCTCGTTCTGGTCAGTCGTCGCCATCTGCGCTCGATGAACAGCTGGATGCACAATGTGGATACGCTGGTGAAGGGCAGGGACCGCTGCACCCTGCAGATGCACAGCGCCGATGCGCAGGCGCGCGGCCTGAACGGCGGCGATCTGGTCGCGGTAACCTCTGCCTCGGGCACCATCGACGTGGCGCTGGAGATCGACGACGATATCCGCCCCGGCGTCGTCTCGATGCCCCACGGCTGGGGCCATGCCGATCCGCAGACGCAGATCGCGGTGGCCCGCGCGCACCCAGGCGCGAACACCAACGTGCTCAGCCCCGGCACGCTGGTCGATGCCATTTCGGGCAATGCCGTGCTCAACGGCATCGCGGTCGAAGTGCGCATGGCGACCAGGCAAGCAACCCAACGCATCGGAGAAATCGCATGA
- a CDS encoding DUF4345 family protein → MSKLLGGLSGLIGIALIAFGVYAIYATTTVTTMTGLAPQGVAGMNEARSIYAGSFWAMGALILYALTNARARQPVLMAVGVVFAGFVAGRIVSIVIDGYDPLLTASIVSEVVAAIILLAASRAPSPA, encoded by the coding sequence ATGAGCAAGCTTCTGGGTGGATTGTCCGGCCTGATCGGCATCGCGCTGATCGCTTTCGGTGTTTACGCCATCTACGCCACGACCACGGTCACGACCATGACCGGCCTTGCGCCTCAGGGCGTTGCCGGGATGAACGAAGCGCGTTCGATCTATGCCGGTTCGTTCTGGGCGATGGGGGCGCTCATCCTTTATGCACTGACCAATGCCCGCGCGCGGCAGCCGGTGCTGATGGCCGTCGGTGTGGTCTTCGCAGGCTTCGTCGCAGGCCGGATCGTGTCTATCGTGATCGATGGATATGATCCGCTGTTGACCGCATCGATTGTCTCGGAAGTTGTCGCTGCGATCATCCTGCTCGCTGCCAGCCGTGCACCATCCCCGGCTTGA